Proteins from one Cryptomeria japonica chromosome 4, Sugi_1.0, whole genome shotgun sequence genomic window:
- the LOC131040914 gene encoding receptor-like protein 38: protein MAVFFSLITATTLFAVLLCNLAECAAECKGSERRSILAFKAGVGDSKGRLQSWLEGTDCCRWPGITCNKTIGVVTSVDLSGHRWRLSGTANMAALLSLSNLEHLDLSWNDFESAVIVPKIGRPTNLAYLDLSNAGFSGKIPAELGNLTRLTTLHLSNIYRLSVTDFEVRGSLQTDNVNWLRSLVALEPLSLDGVDLSRIGKNWDSAVSNLRQLAHLSMAECGLFPLFPAESDSLRNLSAFLRDLDLSGNGNRDFPEQIPAWLQNFTALQMLDLSGCGLSGNVFPFRNLSLRKLNLFSNNLSGDVSFVFCNQPLLSFLSLMENNFGDTIPTNISLPSLTYLDLSGNNFRGSVLESIARLVKLQHLGLGYNNFSGQIPVSLSKLSSLSFLDLGAVKLELLENLTGVQFLVLSNNKLTLNFSPAWNPSFQLQHLGLSGCNIGG from the exons ATGGCTGTTTTCTTCTCGCTGATAACGGCCACAACGTTATTTGCTGTTTTACTTTGCAATTTAGCAGAATGTGCAGCGGAATGCAAGGGCAGCGAGAGAAGATCAATTTTAGCTTTCAAAGCTGGAGTAGGAGATTCCAAAGGACGCTTACAATCATGGTTGGAGGGAACCGACTGTTGTCGATGGCCAGGCATCACCTGCAACAAAACAATCGGCGTCGTAACCAGCGTGGATCTCAGCGGCCACCGCTGGCGGCTGAGCGGAACCGCTAACATGGCCGCCCTCTTGAGCCTCAGCAACTTAGAGCACCTCGACTTGAGCTGGAACGACTTTGAGAGCGCTGTTATTGTGCCCAAAATTGGGCGTCCCACAAATTTGGCCTATCTTGATCTTTCCAACGCGGGTTTCAGCGGCAAGATACCGGCGGAGTTGGGAAATTTGACACGCTTAACGACTCTGCATCTTTCCAATATTTATCGCCTGTctgttacagactttgaggtgagaGGGTCTCTACAGACAGACAATGTAAATTGGCTGCGTAGCTTGGTGGCGCTGGAGCCGCTGTCGTTAGATGGCGTGGATTTATCCCGCATTGGGAAAAATTGGGATTCTGCTGTATCGAATCTCAGACAGCTCGCTCACCTTTCCATGGCTGAATGTGGTCTGTTTCCGCTCTTTCCCGCTGAGTCCGACAGCTTGAGAAATCTTTCAGCCTTTCTGCGCGATCTGGATCTCAGCGGCAACGGGAACAGGGATTTTCCGGAACAGATCCCGGCGTGGCTGCAAAACTTCACGGCTTTGCAAATGCTGGATCTCAGCGGCTGCGGGCTTTCTGGTAACGTTTTCCCATTTCGGAATCTTTCCCTTCGAAAGCTCAACCTTTTTTCCAACAATTTAAGTGGGGATGTTTCTTTTGTTTTCTGTAATCAGCCGCTTCTCTCTTTCTTGTCGCTCATGGAAAACAACTTTGGGGACACAATTCCTACAAATATTTCTTTGCCTTCTTTGACCTACCTGGACCTCTCCGGCAATAATTTCAGAGGTTCAGTGCTTGAGAGCATTGCGAGACTGGTGAAGCTCCAACATCTTGGTCTAGGGTACAACAATTTCAGCGGGCAAATACCCGTTTCGTTGTCGAAATTATCATCTCTTAGTTTTCTTGATCTGG GCGCTGTCAAGCTTGAGCTTTTGGAAAATCTCACTGGAGTGCAGTTTCTTGTTCTGTCTAACAACAAGCTGACTTTGAATTTCAGCCCTGCATGGAATCCAAGTTTTCAGCTTCAGCATTTGGGGTTGTCTGGGTGTAATATCGGAGGGTGA
- the LOC131040915 gene encoding LRR receptor-like serine/threonine-protein kinase ERL1, translated as MDLSYNNLNGNVPSWLWELPWLRELNLSGNHLEGHLPGYLFAKRDESYGAGYIIDLHSNNLQDTLPLLPSTVEYLDLSHNFFNGSIPPFVGISLITLILSANNLSGALSSSICSPDIQFLDLSSNKLSGSLPSSLTNCSILGVLNITNNNFSGEIPQDIGNITSLEVLHMNGNKLRGSLPSSLRYCKKLKILDLGNNKIEGHIPEWIKDLQQLRIVNLRSNKLRGLIPPEILQLQNLQILDLSKNNITGKIPEQLGVQLGVLKALISLNISRNNLTGEMHGSLGEIQELESLDLSHNLLIGSIPDSLGNLNMLGYLDLSYNNLSGRIPQVRHLDTFSVLSYVGNADLCGAPLNISCGTSAPPLQLPDEVNAEREDNTWWVVAVGLCYGLGVALVVGFLSFERERRRIPQVRHLDTFGGLSYVGNAGLCGAPLNISCGTSVPPLELPEEVEGQVEDNAWWAVAVGICYGLRVGLIVGVLSFDRERRKLYFQFLDELIRRLCERVSAR; from the exons atggatttatcatacaacaatCTCAATGGCAATGTGCCTTCTTGGCTATGGGAGCTTCCCTGGCTTAGAGAATTAAATCTTTCAGGCAATCATCTGGAAGGCCATCTTCCTGGCTACTTGTTTGCCAAAAGAGACGAATCCTATGGAGCAGGGTACATTATTGACCTTCATTCCAACAATTTACAGGACACTCTTCCCCTTCTTCCATCAACAGTAGAATATCTAGATCTTTCCCACAACTTCTTCAACGGTTCCATTCCACCATTTGTGGGCATCAGTTTAATAACATTAATTTTATCTGCGAACAATCTCAGCGgagctctctcatcttccatcTGCAGCCCAGACATACAATTCCTGGATCTGTCGAGCAACAAGCTGTCAGGGAGCCTCCCTTCAAGTCTGACAAATTGCTCCATTCTGGGAGTTCTCAACATTACAAACAACAATTTTAGTGGAGAAATTCCTCAAGACATAGGAAATATCACCTCATTGGAAGTCCTCCACATGAATGGCAACAAGCTCAGGGGATCCCTTCCCTCCTCTCTCAGGTActgcaaaaaattaaaaattctagATTTGGGAAACAACAAGATTGAAGGGCATATCCCTGAATGGATCAAAGACCTTCAACAGTTGCGTATTGTTAATTTAAGGTCTAATAAGTTGAGAGGCCTAATACCCCCAGAGATACTGCAGCTGCAAAATCTTCAGATCCTGGATCTTTCAAAAAATAATATAACTG GCAAGATTCCAGAGCAGCTGGGAGTCCAGCTGGGAGTCCTCAAGGCTTTGATATCACTGAATATTTCAAGGAATAATTTAACTGGAGAAATGCATGGTTCCCTAGGGGAAATTCAAGAATTGGAATCACTAGACCTCTCCCATAATTTATTAATTGGGTCTATCCCAGATAGCCTGGGAAACCTCAACATGCTGGGCTATTTAGACCTGTCCTACAATAACTTGTCTGGCAGGATTCCGCAGGTTAGACATTTGGACACATTTAGTGTCCTATCCTATGTGGGCAATGCCGACCTGTGTGGGGCTCCCTTAAATATCAGTTGTGGGACAAGTGCACCTCCATTACAGCTACCAGACGAGGTGAACGCAGAAAGGGAGGACAATACATGGTGGGTTGTGGCAGTAGGGTTATGCTATGGATTGGGAGTTGCTCTTGTTGTTGGGTTTCTCTCTTTTGAGAGAGAACGGAGGAG GATTCCGCAGGTTAgacatctggacacatttggtggCCTCTCCTATGTGGGCAATGCCGGCCTGTGTGGGGCTCCGCTAAATATCAGCTGTGGGACAAGTGTACCTCCATTAGAGCTACCAGAGGAGGTGGAGGGTCAAGTGGAGGACAATGCATGGTGGGCTGTGGCAGTAGGGATATGCTATGGACTTAGAGTAGGTCTGATTGTTGGGGTTCTGTCTTTTGACAGGGAACGGAGGAAGTTGTATTTTCAATTCCTGGATGAACTCATCCGTAGGTTGTGTGAAAGGGTGTCAGCaagataa